In a genomic window of Virgibacillus sp. SK37:
- a CDS encoding MFS transporter, giving the protein MTNSNSLTPLKMLLFCFHATNTIILSYLPLYLKYKGLNGTEIGWVLAIGPLASIFAQPFWGYLSDKYKTVKRIIQLCICGLLIFSVIFFQMETLVGILLMGAVFYFFVTPIGALGDSLAQRRADDMKISFGTIRMWGSVGFAVSSLVIGEVLTRVGIQYMIIPFLCFGFLAFLVTFRLTDAKVESDPIRIQDVMVLVKNKPFIIFLVCMIFITISHRANDSFIGLYIAQLGGSEGLVGVAWFVGVLTEALVFATAGFWFRKYHSLIFVIIAGILYTIRWFFYAAATDPGYIIALQFLHGLTFGIFYTAAFDYVTRLIPRLLQSTGHLVFFATFFGVSGIVGSLVGGAVMDSFGGNTLYYGLGFMALAGTTSLSIYHIFSYNKVNAQRAQ; this is encoded by the coding sequence TTGACAAATAGCAATTCATTAACACCTTTGAAAATGCTTCTTTTTTGCTTTCATGCTACCAATACAATAATACTTAGCTATCTGCCGTTATATCTGAAATACAAAGGGCTTAATGGTACTGAAATTGGCTGGGTACTGGCAATTGGTCCATTGGCATCTATATTTGCGCAACCTTTTTGGGGATATTTAAGTGATAAATATAAAACAGTAAAACGTATTATCCAACTATGTATTTGCGGTCTGTTAATTTTTAGTGTTATATTTTTCCAAATGGAAACATTAGTCGGTATTTTGCTGATGGGTGCGGTTTTCTACTTTTTCGTTACACCGATCGGGGCACTAGGTGACAGTCTTGCACAGCGTCGCGCAGATGATATGAAGATATCATTTGGTACTATTCGAATGTGGGGATCTGTTGGTTTTGCCGTATCCTCTTTGGTAATCGGCGAAGTGCTAACAAGGGTTGGGATTCAATATATGATCATTCCATTTCTTTGTTTCGGGTTTCTTGCCTTTCTTGTTACCTTCCGCCTAACAGATGCCAAAGTGGAATCAGATCCTATCCGCATCCAAGATGTAATGGTTTTGGTAAAAAACAAACCTTTTATCATCTTTCTAGTTTGTATGATCTTCATCACTATTTCGCACAGGGCGAATGATAGCTTTATTGGACTATATATTGCACAGCTTGGAGGTAGTGAAGGATTGGTTGGTGTCGCCTGGTTTGTTGGTGTACTAACTGAAGCATTAGTATTTGCTACAGCCGGTTTCTGGTTTAGAAAATATCATTCTCTGATATTTGTTATTATCGCAGGAATTCTTTACACGATCCGCTGGTTCTTCTATGCTGCGGCTACTGATCCTGGCTATATTATTGCATTACAATTTCTGCATGGGTTAACATTTGGTATTTTCTACACAGCAGCCTTTGATTATGTGACAAGGCTAATCCCACGTTTGCTTCAGTCGACAGGACATCTTGTTTTCTTTGCTACCTTTTTCGGAGTATCAGGAATCGTCGGTTCGTTAGTCGGCGGTGCTGTAATGGACTCATTTGGCGGGAACACCCTCTATTATGGACT
- the msrA gene encoding peptide-methionine (S)-S-oxide reductase MsrA, with translation MAIYKKATFAGGCFWCMVKPFDQWDGVEQVVSGYTGGHIENPTYEQVKAGNTGHFEAVEITYNPEIISYDKILEVYWQQIDPTDDGGQFHDRGDSYRTAIFYHTEDQLPAAEKSKQQLQDSGKFSKPIVTQILPAQRFYPAEEYHQDYYKKNVDEYKEDRKKSGRDEFIKLTWED, from the coding sequence ATGGCTATATATAAAAAAGCGACATTTGCCGGCGGATGTTTCTGGTGTATGGTTAAACCTTTTGATCAATGGGACGGTGTGGAACAAGTTGTGTCTGGCTATACGGGAGGACATATAGAAAACCCCACATACGAGCAAGTAAAAGCTGGTAACACGGGACATTTCGAGGCCGTAGAAATTACATATAATCCTGAAATCATTTCTTATGATAAGATTCTTGAAGTCTATTGGCAACAAATCGATCCAACCGATGATGGTGGACAATTTCATGATCGCGGCGATTCCTATCGTACAGCCATTTTCTATCATACGGAAGACCAATTACCTGCTGCTGAAAAATCCAAGCAGCAGTTACAGGATAGTGGCAAATTCTCCAAGCCGATTGTTACACAAATACTTCCAGCACAGAGATTTTATCCTGCTGAAGAATATCATCAGGATTATTATAAGAAGAATGTAGATGAATATAAAGAAGATCGAAAAAAATCAGGTAGAGATGAATTCATCAAGCTCACCTGGGAAGATTGA